From Nicotiana tabacum cultivar K326 chromosome 15, ASM71507v2, whole genome shotgun sequence, the proteins below share one genomic window:
- the LOC107790133 gene encoding trihelix transcription factor GT-3b, which produces MFGGGDNENLGPFTQRLMFPNLPLHLLPGASISTATATVAGDDEFPKRDERVPPWSNQETRDFIGIRGELEKEFSLAKRSNWKNLWEMVAAKMKERGYRRSAEQCKSKWKNLVNRYKGKESSDPDNGGQFQFFDELHALFTTSTNNVHQLQLESEAGSQQAKKRPRRTIRDQSSEDVSEDEEGYESDEVKLAKSKVAPKKNIEKEKRPRTKNAEKPSRQPSLGSTNNSGRTVENIQEMLKDFFQQQLRIEMQWRETMEKCAREREVFEQEWRSSMEKLERDRMMIEQAWREREEQRRMREENRAEKRDALLTTLLNKLIGENHP; this is translated from the exons atgttTGGTGGAGGAGACAATGAAAACCTCGGACCATTTACCCAACGTCTGATGTTTCCTAATCTCCCCCTCCACCTCCTTCCCGGCGCTTCAATCTCCACCGCTACCGCCACCGTCGCCGGAGACGATGAGTTTCCTAAGCGGGACGAGCGTGTTCCGCCGTGGAGTAATCAGGAGACTAGGGATTTCATAGGTATTAGGGGTGAGCTTGAAAAGGAATTTTCTTTAGCTAAACGAAGTAATTGGAAGAATCTATGGGAGATGGTAGCTGCTAAGATGAAGGAGAGAGGGTATAGGAGAAGTGCAGAACAGTGTAAATCCAAGTGGAAGAATTTGGTCAATCGTTACAAG GGCAAGGAATCATCTGATCCAGATAATGGCGGGCAATTTCAATTTTTTGATGAGCTGCATGCACTTTTTACAACAAGTACAAATAACGTACATCAACTACAACTCGAATCTGAGGCTGGTTCCCAACAAGCAAAAAAGAGGCCTCGGAGAACAATTAGAGATCAATCTTCAGAGGATGTCTCAGAAGATGAAGAAGGTTATGAGAGTGATGAAGTAAAGTTAGCAAAAAGCAAAGTTGCTCCCAAAAAgaatattgaaaaagaaaagcGGCCAAGAACAAAAAATGCAGAGAAACCTTCAAGACAACCCAGCTTAGGAAGTACTAACAACAGTGGGAGAACTGTTGAAAATATTCAAGAAATGCTTAAAGATTTCTTTCAGCAGCAACTGAGGATCGAGATGCAATGGAGAGAGACAATGGAGAAGTGTGCTCGTGAAAGAGAAGTATTTGAGCAAGAATGGCGGTCGTCAATGGAGAAGCTCGAAAGGGATAGGATGATGATTGAACAGGCTTGGAGGGAGAGGGAGGAGCAAAGAAGAATGAGAGAGGAGAACCGAGCTGAAAAGAGGGATGCACTGTTGACGACGCTTTTGAACAAGCTCATAGGTGAAAATCATCCTTGA
- the LOC107790132 gene encoding mediator of RNA polymerase II transcription subunit 28-like, with translation MADRHHVDQQQNTEPQMNSSASRDDMIACVVALEAALLPCLPARELQAIDRSAHPYHQIDVERHARDFMEAAKKLQLHLIGLQRDDLPTRPEMLTKEIEKMEEELKTKTELIAKQERLIQGWREELKDQLDKHIMELERV, from the exons ATGGCTGACAGACATCATGTTGATCAACAGCAAAATACTGAACCACAGATGAACTCTTCTGCTTCAAGGGATGATATGATCGCCTGTGTGGTGGCATTAGAGGCTGCCTTACTACCCTGTTTGCCTGCACGAGAACTCCAGGCAATAGACCGTTCAGCCCATCCATATCATCAGA TCGATGTAGAGAGACATGCTAGAGATTTCATGGAAGCTGCCAAGAAACTTCAACTTCATTTGATTGGGTTGCAACGTGATGATCTGCCTACAAGACCCGAGATGCTTACAAAG GAGATAGAAAAGATGGAAGAAGAGTTGAAAACAAAGACTGAACTCATAGCTAAGCAGGAGAGACTGATCCAAGGATGGAGGGAAGAGTTGAAGGACCAACTGGATAAACACATCATGGAGTTAGAAAGGGTGTAA